In one window of Streptomyces sp. NBC_01224 DNA:
- a CDS encoding EF-hand domain-containing protein, whose amino-acid sequence MADIESARKAFQRFDLNGDGLISAAEYKSVMAQLGDPYVTEPVAQAVINSHDANGDGLLTFDEFWAAQNKD is encoded by the coding sequence GTGGCGGACATCGAGTCGGCACGCAAGGCATTCCAGCGGTTCGATCTGAACGGCGACGGGCTGATATCGGCTGCCGAGTACAAGAGCGTGATGGCTCAGCTCGGCGACCCCTATGTCACCGAGCCGGTGGCCCAGGCCGTCATCAACTCGCACGACGCCAATGGCGACGGGCTGCTCACGTTCGACGAGTTCTGGGCGGCGCAGAACAAGGACTGA
- a CDS encoding polysaccharide deacetylase family protein — protein MNASDTPVHRRSALRAGAGAAIAGALTAGCVDRGDAAGTSARTVPTAVSPKHPVTATTRPAIPHPAPDPHRFPGQPAQIDHGPRDRARVALTFHGQGDPAIARTVLAEAERAHARITVLAVGSWLDEHPEMARRILDGGHDLGNHTQRHIDISSMGEAEAYAEITGCAQRLRRLTGSIGTWFRPSRTRYATPLVQRLAARAGYPHVLSYDVDSLDFTSPGAAAVTRKVAGEIRNGSVVSLHFGYADTVAALPLLLTEIDRRRLRAVTTTELLT, from the coding sequence ATGAACGCCTCCGACACACCGGTGCACCGCCGCAGCGCTCTGCGCGCGGGAGCAGGGGCTGCCATCGCCGGTGCCCTCACCGCCGGATGCGTGGACCGCGGCGACGCCGCCGGTACGTCGGCCAGAACCGTCCCGACCGCAGTGAGCCCGAAGCACCCTGTCACCGCGACCACCCGGCCCGCGATCCCGCACCCCGCGCCCGACCCGCACCGCTTCCCCGGGCAGCCGGCCCAGATCGACCACGGCCCCCGCGACCGCGCCCGCGTCGCCCTCACCTTCCACGGCCAGGGCGACCCCGCCATCGCCCGGACCGTACTCGCCGAGGCCGAACGGGCCCACGCCCGGATCACCGTCCTCGCCGTCGGCAGCTGGCTGGACGAACACCCCGAGATGGCCCGCCGCATCCTCGACGGCGGCCACGACCTCGGCAACCACACCCAGCGCCACATCGACATCTCCTCGATGGGCGAGGCCGAGGCGTACGCGGAGATCACCGGCTGCGCCCAGCGGCTGCGCCGGCTCACCGGCTCCATCGGCACCTGGTTCAGGCCCTCCCGCACCCGGTACGCCACCCCGCTCGTCCAGCGGCTCGCCGCCAGGGCCGGCTATCCGCACGTCCTCTCGTACGACGTGGACTCCCTCGACTTCACCTCTCCCGGCGCCGCGGCCGTCACCCGCAAGGTGGCCGGGGAGATCCGCAACGGATCGGTGGTGAGCCTGCATTTCGGCTACGCGGACACGGTCGCCGCCCTGCCTCTCCTCCTCACCGAAATCGACCGCCGCCGACTGCGCGCGGTGACGACCACGGAGCTGCTGACGTGA
- a CDS encoding L,D-transpeptidase, which yields MNGQPISGTSAGANSGRRGRGATGLLALVLGALLLLVTACGGGDDAGSAGKDRKGGSKVDDTTASQAVVTIAPKDGADSVATSGALKISAEQGKLTTVKVADPKGAEVEGKIAADGTSWTPDQHLAAATKYKVHAVAKDAKGRESAKDTSFTTLVPQNTFIGQYTPEDGSTVGVGMPVSIHFTRGITDPAAVENAIKVTAEPSVPIEGHWFGNDRLDFRPEDYWAAGTKVTVKLNLDGVEGRPGVYGKQAKTISFTIGRRQVSTVDASTHRMKVVRDGKQIKDIPISAGAPATTTYNGQMVISEKLKVTRMNGDTVGFGGEYDIKDVPHAMRLSTSGTFIHGNYWGGSGVFGSANTSHGCVGLQDVRGAWSKKTSAAWFFDNSLIGDVVVVKNSRDRTIQPDNGLNGWNMSWSEWTK from the coding sequence TTGAACGGGCAGCCGATATCGGGGACATCGGCCGGGGCGAACAGCGGGCGGCGTGGGCGAGGGGCCACCGGACTGCTGGCTCTGGTACTGGGTGCGCTCCTGTTGCTGGTGACGGCGTGCGGCGGGGGAGACGACGCCGGCAGTGCGGGCAAGGACCGCAAGGGCGGGTCGAAGGTCGACGACACCACCGCCTCGCAGGCCGTGGTGACCATTGCGCCGAAGGACGGGGCGGACTCCGTCGCCACCAGCGGGGCACTGAAGATCTCCGCCGAGCAGGGGAAGCTGACCACGGTGAAGGTCGCCGACCCCAAGGGCGCCGAGGTCGAGGGGAAGATCGCGGCGGACGGCACGAGCTGGACACCGGACCAGCATCTGGCCGCGGCGACCAAGTACAAGGTGCACGCGGTCGCCAAGGACGCGAAGGGCCGTGAATCGGCGAAGGACACCAGCTTCACGACGCTGGTCCCGCAGAACACCTTCATCGGGCAGTACACCCCGGAGGACGGTTCCACGGTCGGCGTCGGCATGCCCGTCTCGATCCACTTCACCCGTGGCATCACCGACCCGGCAGCGGTCGAGAACGCCATCAAGGTGACGGCCGAGCCTTCCGTACCGATCGAAGGCCACTGGTTCGGCAACGACCGCCTCGACTTCCGCCCCGAGGATTACTGGGCCGCGGGAACCAAGGTGACCGTGAAGCTCAACCTCGACGGCGTCGAGGGGCGACCGGGCGTCTACGGCAAGCAGGCCAAGACGATCTCCTTCACCATCGGCCGCAGGCAGGTCAGTACCGTCGACGCGAGCACGCACCGGATGAAGGTCGTCCGCGACGGCAAGCAGATCAAGGACATCCCGATCTCGGCGGGTGCCCCGGCGACCACCACGTACAACGGCCAGATGGTCATCAGCGAGAAGCTCAAGGTGACCCGGATGAATGGTGACACCGTCGGCTTCGGGGGCGAGTACGACATCAAGGACGTGCCGCACGCGATGCGCCTGTCCACCTCGGGCACCTTCATCCACGGCAACTACTGGGGTGGCTCCGGTGTCTTCGGCTCGGCCAACACCAGCCATGGCTGCGTCGGTCTCCAGGACGTGCGTGGTGCCTGGAGCAAGAAGACCTCGGCGGCCTGGTTCTTCGACAACTCGCTCATCGGCGACGTAGTGGTCGTGAAGAACTCGCGGGACAGGACGATCCAGCCGGACAACGGCCTCAACGGCTGGAACATGTCCTGGTCGGAGTGGACCAAGTAG
- a CDS encoding ATP-binding protein → MMVCMAGLEGVEQPRPRSGATAARWIPAVDDEQAFKALELFGNPAEGEVRLPSRPESAATARRLTSCVVLRQWALSAHTAEYAVLLVSELVGNAVRHTGARVFGLRMLRRRGWIRIEVRDPSRGLPCLMPVQEMDISGRGLFLVDKLSDRWGVDLLPRGKTTWFEMRISDR, encoded by the coding sequence ATGATGGTGTGCATGGCGGGCCTGGAGGGTGTGGAACAGCCGCGACCGCGCAGCGGTGCGACAGCGGCACGCTGGATTCCGGCGGTCGATGACGAACAGGCGTTCAAAGCACTGGAGTTGTTCGGAAACCCGGCGGAGGGTGAAGTCCGGCTGCCGTCCCGCCCGGAGTCCGCGGCCACCGCCCGAAGGCTCACCTCGTGTGTGGTGCTGCGCCAGTGGGCGCTCTCCGCGCATACCGCCGAATACGCCGTGCTGCTCGTCTCGGAGCTCGTCGGCAACGCGGTACGGCACACCGGCGCCCGGGTTTTCGGGTTACGGATGCTGCGCCGCCGCGGATGGATCCGGATCGAGGTGCGCGATCCCTCGCGTGGACTGCCGTGTCTGATGCCCGTCCAGGAGATGGACATCAGCGGCCGGGGGCTTTTCCTCGTCGACAAGCTCTCCGACCGGTGGGGCGTGGATCTGTTGCCGCGCGGCAAGACCACCTGGTTCGAGATGCGGATCTCCGACCGCTGA
- a CDS encoding carboxylesterase/lipase family protein yields the protein MTAVPPPISKTSPQVGTVHGAVRGALEQGVAVFRGIPYAAAPIGTRRFRAPEPPEPWEGVREAVAFGPTAPKRPYSPPLDRLLPDPDVPGDGCLNLNVWTPSPARTGLPVLVWIHGGSLLHGSSAVPLYDGAAFARDGVVLVSVNYRLGIEGFGVFPDAPANRGLLDQLAALAWVRDNIAAFGGDPDLVTVCGESAGAISIAALLAAPRAKGLFRRAVLQSGAPTALPLDAARRTTELIAKRLGVTATAGALAAVDPAELLAAQTEVTSGGSPLTGGNSFQIVVDGDLLPRDPLEALLDGAADDVDLLMGANSEEYRLWFVPSGLTERLSRIKLRLALLKFKVPGATARTYRANRPGATPGELLGALATDLLLRVPLNRVADARAGASGSTHVYEFGWPSPVLRLGACHGLEIAFVFDTLDRPDAVALAGEDAPQELADAMHAAWVRFAASGDPGWPAWDTSRPVMGFGPGAPAVVRAPRDEELRGWAPYRRNT from the coding sequence ATGACTGCCGTACCCCCTCCCATCTCCAAGACGTCACCTCAGGTCGGCACGGTCCACGGGGCGGTGCGCGGCGCGCTGGAGCAGGGCGTCGCCGTCTTCCGCGGTATCCCGTACGCGGCTGCGCCGATCGGCACCCGCCGCTTCCGGGCGCCGGAGCCGCCCGAGCCCTGGGAGGGCGTACGGGAAGCGGTGGCGTTCGGGCCGACCGCACCCAAGCGGCCGTACTCCCCGCCGCTGGACCGGCTGCTGCCCGATCCCGACGTACCCGGCGACGGCTGCCTCAACCTCAATGTGTGGACACCGTCCCCGGCCCGTACCGGGCTGCCCGTCCTCGTCTGGATCCACGGCGGCTCGCTGCTGCACGGCTCGTCGGCCGTTCCGTTGTACGACGGGGCGGCGTTCGCCCGTGACGGCGTCGTCCTCGTGTCGGTCAACTACCGCCTGGGCATAGAGGGGTTCGGGGTATTTCCGGACGCGCCCGCCAACCGGGGGCTGCTCGATCAGCTCGCGGCGCTGGCCTGGGTGCGGGACAACATCGCGGCGTTCGGCGGCGATCCGGACCTGGTCACGGTGTGCGGTGAGTCGGCGGGGGCCATCAGCATCGCCGCCCTGCTGGCCGCCCCGCGTGCCAAGGGCCTGTTCCGGCGTGCGGTGCTGCAGAGTGGTGCGCCGACCGCACTGCCCCTGGACGCCGCCCGCCGCACCACGGAGCTGATCGCGAAACGGCTGGGGGTCACAGCCACGGCCGGGGCGCTGGCTGCGGTGGACCCGGCCGAGCTCCTGGCGGCGCAGACCGAGGTGACGTCCGGCGGCTCCCCGCTGACCGGCGGGAATTCCTTCCAGATCGTGGTGGACGGCGATCTGCTGCCCCGAGATCCGCTCGAAGCGCTGCTGGACGGCGCCGCGGACGACGTCGATCTGCTGATGGGCGCGAACAGCGAGGAGTACCGGCTCTGGTTCGTGCCGAGCGGTCTGACGGAGCGGCTGTCCAGGATCAAGCTGCGGCTGGCCCTGCTGAAGTTCAAGGTGCCGGGCGCCACGGCGCGTACGTACCGCGCTAACCGGCCCGGTGCCACTCCGGGTGAGCTGCTCGGGGCGCTGGCCACCGATCTGCTGCTGCGCGTCCCGCTGAACCGGGTGGCCGATGCACGCGCCGGCGCCTCGGGGAGCACCCATGTCTACGAGTTCGGCTGGCCGTCCCCCGTGCTGCGGCTCGGTGCCTGTCACGGGCTGGAGATCGCGTTCGTCTTCGACACACTGGACCGGCCCGACGCGGTGGCCCTGGCGGGCGAGGACGCTCCGCAGGAGCTGGCCGACGCGATGCACGCGGCGTGGGTACGGTTCGCCGCCTCCGGTGATCCCGGCTGGCCGGCCTGGGACACGTCCCGCCCGGTGATGGGCTTCGGCCCCGGAGCGCCCGCCGTGGTGCGCGCCCCGCGCGACGAGGAGCTGCGTGGCTGGGCACCGTACCGGAGGAACACCTGA
- a CDS encoding YncE family protein — protein sequence MPPSTKLTAALLGGVLLAVLTGCGTSAEKGNAEAAAPSVRAKPALPGMPPVLDAKDVYAADRPGKLSPVVKDFPSRVYVPNTNSDTVSVIDPATYKVIQTIKVGRQPQHVVPSWDLKTLWVNNDIGDSLTAIDPATGKVSRTMPVSDPYNLYFTPDGKYAVVMASMDRQLVFRDAHTMKTAKAVPVSCAGVNHADFSMDGRYFIVSCEFSGELLKVDTARMKVVGRQKLPFKGAMPQDVKLSPDGGTFYIADMMANGVWVLDGKKFTTPKLLPTGKGAHGLYVSRDSKEMYISNRGEGSISVFDFAQRKLAKKWRLPNGGSPDMGGVSADGKVLWLSGRYNSEVYAIDTTSGKQLARIPVGRGPHGLAVYPQPGRYSLGHTGVFR from the coding sequence ATGCCTCCCTCCACCAAGCTCACCGCGGCCCTGCTCGGGGGCGTCCTGCTGGCGGTACTCACCGGCTGCGGCACTTCCGCCGAGAAGGGGAACGCCGAGGCCGCCGCACCGTCCGTCAGAGCGAAACCCGCGCTGCCCGGCATGCCACCGGTGCTCGACGCCAAGGACGTCTACGCGGCCGACCGGCCGGGGAAGCTCTCCCCGGTCGTCAAGGACTTCCCGTCCCGGGTGTACGTCCCCAACACCAACTCCGACACGGTGTCGGTGATCGATCCCGCGACGTACAAGGTCATCCAGACCATCAAGGTCGGCCGCCAGCCGCAGCACGTCGTCCCGTCCTGGGACCTGAAGACCCTCTGGGTCAACAACGACATCGGTGACAGCCTCACGGCCATCGATCCGGCCACCGGGAAGGTGAGCCGCACGATGCCCGTCTCCGACCCGTACAACCTCTACTTCACACCGGACGGCAAGTACGCCGTGGTGATGGCCTCGATGGACCGCCAATTGGTCTTCCGCGACGCCCACACCATGAAGACGGCCAAGGCCGTCCCGGTCAGCTGCGCGGGCGTCAACCACGCCGACTTCTCCATGGACGGCCGGTACTTCATCGTCTCCTGCGAGTTCTCCGGCGAACTCCTCAAGGTCGACACGGCGCGGATGAAGGTCGTCGGCCGGCAGAAGCTGCCGTTCAAGGGCGCGATGCCACAGGACGTGAAGCTGTCACCCGACGGCGGCACGTTCTACATCGCGGACATGATGGCCAACGGGGTGTGGGTGCTGGACGGGAAGAAGTTCACCACCCCGAAGCTGCTGCCCACCGGCAAGGGTGCCCACGGCCTCTACGTCAGCCGCGACTCCAAGGAGATGTACATCTCCAACCGGGGCGAGGGCTCCATCTCCGTCTTCGACTTCGCACAGCGCAAACTGGCGAAGAAATGGCGCCTGCCGAACGGCGGCAGCCCCGACATGGGCGGAGTCTCGGCGGACGGCAAGGTCCTCTGGCTGAGCGGGCGTTACAACTCCGAGGTGTACGCGATCGACACCACCAGCGGCAAGCAGCTCGCCCGGATCCCGGTGGGCAGGGGCCCGCACGGACTCGCCGTCTACCCGCAGCCGGGCCGCTACTCACTCGGCCACACCGGCGTCTTCCGCTGA
- a CDS encoding PucR family transcriptional regulator, whose amino-acid sequence MADNPGARTPRSDDHGSGGADGELRRALAVALVPQIDELTRRVVADIHAHSGTYASGAPVSRVDLWEICRDNLLRALEDFGGLPSSGGDFEYAARETGRRRAEQNVPLDTVLQAYRRGGRVMWQVMAEHLRATRAGGAGRGQDPVGVVAGDPDAELDMAGAVWETIDRYSLVMAESYRLTQLEMQGRQDTRRVALFEALLDGRGDDPAVAAAASAALGVPVHDRYVIVVAAQDPAAPPNPAPVLDDHGIWSFWRPRSGRYAGIVRLAAGESGVLLDLLRHRTGATAGVSPEFDRLAQAGRALRLAEQALRTLPTGSGEAAAFDDRLAEVLLVGRPEIAERIVTTQLGAVLDTAAERDALLSTLRVWLDNGCSAARAAELLYCHRNTVLNRIGRIAELTGRSPESGEARLGWALALRALPLLGADGEPAPTEDYLG is encoded by the coding sequence ATGGCGGACAATCCCGGAGCCCGGACCCCTCGCAGCGACGACCACGGCAGTGGCGGCGCCGACGGCGAGCTGCGCCGCGCCCTGGCCGTCGCTCTGGTGCCGCAGATCGACGAACTGACCCGGCGGGTCGTCGCCGACATCCACGCGCACAGCGGCACGTACGCCTCGGGCGCGCCCGTCAGCCGGGTCGATCTGTGGGAGATCTGCCGCGACAATCTGCTGCGGGCGCTGGAGGACTTCGGCGGACTGCCCTCCAGCGGGGGTGACTTCGAGTACGCGGCGCGCGAGACGGGGCGGCGCCGCGCGGAGCAGAACGTACCGCTGGACACCGTGCTGCAGGCCTACCGGCGCGGCGGCCGGGTGATGTGGCAGGTGATGGCGGAGCACCTGCGGGCGACACGGGCCGGTGGGGCCGGGCGGGGGCAGGACCCGGTGGGCGTGGTCGCGGGCGACCCGGACGCCGAGCTCGACATGGCGGGTGCCGTCTGGGAGACCATCGACCGCTACTCGCTGGTGATGGCCGAGTCGTACCGGTTGACCCAGCTGGAGATGCAGGGCCGCCAGGACACCCGCCGGGTCGCCCTCTTCGAGGCCCTCCTCGACGGGCGCGGGGACGACCCGGCGGTCGCCGCGGCAGCTTCCGCCGCGCTCGGAGTACCGGTCCACGACCGGTACGTCATCGTCGTCGCCGCCCAGGACCCGGCCGCGCCGCCCAACCCGGCGCCCGTCCTCGACGACCACGGCATCTGGTCCTTCTGGCGGCCGAGATCGGGCCGGTACGCGGGAATCGTGCGGCTGGCCGCGGGAGAGTCCGGCGTACTGCTCGACCTGCTGCGCCACCGAACCGGTGCCACCGCTGGCGTATCACCGGAGTTCGACCGGCTCGCCCAGGCGGGCCGGGCCCTGCGGCTGGCCGAGCAGGCCCTGCGTACGCTGCCCACCGGAAGCGGCGAGGCGGCGGCGTTCGACGACCGGCTGGCGGAGGTCCTGCTGGTCGGCCGGCCAGAGATCGCCGAGCGCATCGTCACCACGCAACTGGGCGCCGTCCTGGACACGGCGGCCGAACGCGACGCGCTGCTCAGCACGCTGCGGGTCTGGCTCGACAACGGCTGCTCGGCGGCGCGTGCCGCCGAGCTCCTCTACTGCCACCGCAACACGGTCCTCAACCGGATCGGCCGGATCGCCGAACTCACCGGCCGTTCTCCGGAGTCGGGCGAGGCGCGGCTGGGGTGGGCACTGGCCCTCAGGGCGCTGCCGCTGCTTGGCGCCGATGGTGAACCGGCGCCCACGGAAGACTACTTGGGCTAG
- a CDS encoding GNAT family N-acetyltransferase: MDDTLAKILAAAAHGRFPPPDGSTTVVGQPGTRDAGVLAFTAHSVVFTDEDPGWVRAVLAATPGDALAATMNPYFLSALLARSGRHMSTIDLLTVADALPGEPEIALREIKDPEHPRVARAMKYRDEVRVWSADGGVVVLGRGVAGRWEAAVEVAEEARGRRLGERLARAARHLVPDAVVWAQQSPGNARSVRTFQAAGYRPVGAEALLVAG, from the coding sequence ATGGACGACACACTGGCAAAGATCCTGGCGGCTGCGGCGCACGGGCGGTTTCCCCCGCCGGACGGGTCCACGACGGTGGTGGGGCAGCCCGGCACCCGGGATGCGGGAGTACTGGCGTTCACCGCGCACTCGGTGGTGTTCACCGACGAGGATCCGGGGTGGGTGCGGGCCGTGCTGGCCGCCACCCCCGGTGACGCGCTCGCCGCGACGATGAATCCGTACTTCCTGAGCGCGCTGCTGGCCCGGAGCGGCCGGCACATGAGCACCATCGATCTGCTGACGGTCGCGGACGCGCTGCCGGGCGAGCCGGAGATAGCGCTGCGGGAGATCAAGGACCCGGAGCATCCTCGGGTGGCACGGGCGATGAAGTACCGCGACGAGGTGCGGGTCTGGTCCGCCGACGGCGGTGTGGTGGTCCTCGGCCGGGGAGTCGCGGGGCGCTGGGAGGCCGCGGTCGAGGTGGCCGAGGAGGCGCGCGGCCGGCGGCTGGGGGAACGGCTGGCGCGGGCGGCCCGGCATCTGGTGCCGGACGCGGTGGTGTGGGCGCAGCAGTCGCCGGGGAACGCCCGCAGTGTGCGGACGTTCCAGGCGGCGGGCTACCGGCCGGTGGGCGCGGAGGCCCTGTTGGTCGCCGGCTGA
- a CDS encoding enoyl-CoA hydratase/isomerase family protein — MTATLEVSDGVGTILLDRPPMNALDVATQDRLRELAEEATRRDDVRAVVLYGGEKVFAAGADIKEMQAMDHTAMVVRSKALQESFTAVARIPKPVVAAVTGYALGGGCELALCADFRIAADNARLGQPEILLGLIPGAGGTQRLARLIGPSRAKDLIFTGRHVKAEEALTIGLVDRVVPAAEVYEQAHAWAAKLAKGPALALRAAKESVDAGLETDIDTGLTIERNWFAGLFATEDRERGMRSFVEEGPGKAKFL, encoded by the coding sequence ATGACCGCAACCCTCGAAGTAAGTGACGGCGTCGGCACGATCCTGCTGGACCGTCCGCCCATGAACGCCCTGGATGTCGCCACCCAGGACCGGCTGCGTGAACTCGCCGAAGAGGCGACCCGGCGCGACGATGTGCGTGCCGTGGTCCTCTACGGCGGCGAGAAGGTGTTCGCGGCGGGCGCGGACATCAAGGAGATGCAGGCGATGGACCACACGGCGATGGTCGTACGGTCCAAGGCGCTGCAGGAATCCTTCACCGCGGTGGCCCGGATCCCCAAGCCTGTCGTCGCCGCAGTCACCGGCTACGCGCTGGGCGGCGGCTGCGAGCTGGCGCTCTGTGCCGACTTCCGGATCGCCGCCGACAACGCCAGGCTGGGCCAGCCCGAGATCCTGCTCGGACTGATCCCCGGAGCGGGCGGCACCCAGCGCCTCGCCCGGCTGATCGGCCCCTCCCGGGCCAAGGACCTGATCTTCACCGGCCGCCATGTGAAGGCCGAGGAGGCCCTGACGATCGGTCTGGTGGACCGCGTGGTGCCCGCGGCCGAGGTGTACGAGCAGGCGCATGCCTGGGCCGCCAAGCTGGCGAAGGGGCCCGCCCTCGCGCTGCGCGCCGCCAAGGAATCCGTCGATGCCGGCCTGGAGACGGACATCGACACCGGGCTCACGATCGAGCGGAATTGGTTCGCAGGTCTGTTCGCCACCGAGGACCGGGAGCGCGGTATGCGCAGCTTTGTGGAAGAGGGTCCGGGCAAGGCCAAGTTCCTCTGA
- a CDS encoding long-chain-fatty-acid--CoA ligase produces MFLSVATVLRESARRYPDRVAVVDSDTRLTYRELWARALGCAGALRASGVRPGDRVAVLLPNSADFLYAYYGALAAGATVVPVHGLLVADEVAYVLRHSGSVALISGGPLWPVAEEGARAAGVRAVRGVPTDGDPLPAPEPAAPGDTAVILYTSGTTGRPKGALLTHLNIVMNASVIAHDLVGLDVDDVVLGCLPLFHSYGQTCAMNATLRAGATLVLMPRFSGAGALELLAAEGVSVFMGVPTMYHALVEAAKDATARDDTTPRLTLRAAVSGGAALPVAVLERFEETFATQVLEGYGLTETSPAATFNQPELGRRPGTVGHPVWGVEIGVADAAVEDAVVLLPDGEVGEVVVRGHNVFAGYLDDPEATAAAVVDGWFRTGDLGVRDEDGFLSIVDRKKDLVIRGGFNIYPREVEEVLVRHPAISEVAVIGVPDEARGEEICAVVVLRADAGAVTEEDVIAWSRDRLGRHKYPRIVRFTETLPLGPTGKVLKRALTAASS; encoded by the coding sequence ATGTTTCTCAGCGTCGCCACTGTCCTCCGTGAGTCGGCCCGTAGGTATCCCGACCGCGTCGCCGTGGTCGATTCGGACACACGGCTCACCTACCGGGAGCTGTGGGCGCGGGCGCTGGGCTGCGCGGGCGCGCTGCGGGCGTCCGGGGTGCGTCCGGGGGACCGGGTGGCGGTGCTGCTGCCCAATTCGGCGGACTTCCTGTACGCGTACTACGGGGCGCTCGCCGCCGGGGCGACGGTCGTACCGGTGCATGGGCTGCTGGTGGCCGACGAGGTGGCGTACGTACTGCGGCACAGCGGTTCCGTTGCGCTGATCAGTGGTGGTCCGCTGTGGCCGGTGGCCGAGGAGGGGGCGCGTGCCGCGGGGGTGCGGGCTGTGCGCGGCGTCCCGACGGACGGTGACCCGCTGCCCGCGCCGGAGCCCGCGGCGCCGGGCGACACCGCGGTGATCCTCTACACGAGCGGCACGACCGGGCGGCCGAAGGGTGCACTTCTCACCCATCTCAACATCGTGATGAACGCGTCCGTGATCGCCCACGACCTGGTGGGGCTGGACGTCGACGACGTGGTCCTCGGCTGTCTGCCGCTGTTCCACAGCTACGGGCAGACCTGTGCGATGAACGCGACGCTACGGGCAGGGGCCACGCTCGTCCTCATGCCGCGCTTCAGCGGCGCGGGCGCACTCGAACTGCTGGCCGCCGAGGGCGTGAGCGTCTTCATGGGCGTACCGACGATGTATCACGCACTTGTCGAGGCGGCGAAGGACGCCACGGCGCGGGACGACACGACGCCCCGTCTCACTCTGCGTGCGGCCGTCTCGGGCGGCGCCGCGCTCCCCGTCGCCGTGCTCGAACGCTTCGAGGAGACCTTCGCGACGCAGGTCCTGGAGGGTTACGGGCTGACCGAGACCTCCCCCGCCGCCACCTTCAACCAGCCGGAGCTCGGCCGGCGACCCGGCACGGTCGGCCACCCGGTCTGGGGCGTGGAGATCGGCGTCGCGGACGCGGCCGTCGAGGACGCCGTGGTGCTGCTGCCGGACGGCGAGGTCGGCGAGGTCGTGGTGCGCGGCCACAACGTCTTCGCGGGGTATCTCGACGATCCGGAGGCGACGGCCGCCGCCGTGGTCGACGGCTGGTTCCGCACCGGAGATCTCGGGGTGCGGGACGAGGACGGCTTCCTGAGCATCGTCGACCGGAAGAAGGACCTGGTCATCCGGGGCGGCTTCAACATCTATCCGCGTGAGGTCGAAGAGGTGCTCGTGCGTCATCCGGCGATCTCCGAGGTCGCGGTGATCGGGGTGCCGGACGAGGCGCGCGGCGAGGAGATCTGCGCGGTCGTCGTGCTGCGTGCGGACGCGGGTGCGGTGACGGAGGAGGACGTGATCGCCTGGTCCCGGGACCGGCTCGGGCGGCACAAGTATCCGCGGATCGTGCGGTTCACCGAGACGCTGCCGCTCGGCCCGACCGGCAAGGTCCTCAAACGGGCGCTGACGGCCGCCTCTTCCTGA
- a CDS encoding L,D-transpeptidase — MNHVAKRAVASSATVLTWAGLLVVSAVLSGCTGAGSILSGKARSPQEAILITPLDGAKNIGPDGRMEVKVPDGRLESVKVTRIEDAQRQEVPGRIAHDGLSWTPRGKTDRLRLASKYSVDAVALDGAGNRSARHTSLVDAAAHTMEVRRDGRLLSTVPITAGYPGMDTYNGKMVVSEKYDVTRMDGRTVGFGGEYDISDVPHALRLTDSGTFVHGNYWSDEDVFGSANVSHGCVGLLDAEGGSSSTPAAWFFDRTLIGDVIEVVNSKDKQVAPDNGLGGWNLNWTRWKAGSALS; from the coding sequence GTGAACCACGTAGCGAAGAGGGCGGTGGCGAGCTCGGCCACCGTGCTGACATGGGCAGGACTGCTCGTCGTATCGGCCGTACTGAGCGGATGCACCGGTGCCGGATCCATCCTCAGTGGGAAGGCACGCTCCCCGCAGGAAGCGATCCTGATCACCCCGCTGGACGGGGCGAAGAACATCGGTCCGGACGGCCGGATGGAGGTGAAGGTCCCCGACGGGCGGCTGGAGAGCGTCAAGGTGACGCGGATCGAGGACGCACAGCGGCAGGAGGTGCCGGGCCGGATCGCGCACGACGGTCTCTCCTGGACGCCCCGGGGGAAGACGGACCGGCTCAGGCTCGCTTCCAAGTACAGCGTCGACGCGGTCGCCCTGGACGGCGCCGGGAACCGCTCGGCCCGTCACACGTCCCTGGTCGACGCCGCGGCGCACACGATGGAGGTTCGCCGCGACGGCCGGCTCCTCTCCACGGTCCCGATCACGGCGGGCTACCCGGGGATGGACACGTACAACGGGAAGATGGTGGTCAGCGAGAAGTACGACGTGACCCGGATGGACGGCCGCACGGTCGGCTTCGGCGGCGAGTACGACATCTCGGACGTCCCGCACGCCCTCCGGCTCACCGATTCCGGCACCTTCGTGCACGGCAACTACTGGTCGGACGAGGACGTCTTCGGCTCGGCCAACGTCAGCCACGGCTGCGTCGGGCTGCTCGATGCGGAGGGTGGCAGCAGCTCCACCCCGGCCGCCTGGTTCTTCGACCGGACACTCATCGGCGATGTGATCGAGGTCGTCAACTCCAAGGACAAGCAGGTGGCACCGGACAATGGGCTCGGAGGCTGGAATCTGAACTGGACCCGGTGGAAGGCCGGCTCGGCCCTCAGCTGA